CGGGGGCTTCCGTATGCCCACGAACACGAAGGTTGAAATCCACGGATCCGTCCAAGATCGCCTCGCGCGCAATATCATTGATCGAGGGCGGCATTGCGTCCTTGAGTGACGCGGCAAGGACTTGGTCACCTTTGACGAATCCATCAAACGCAAAACCGGCTCCGGCCCTGAGTAGATGCGCCCCAAAGGAGACATCCGCCGCGGGTCCAAGGTTCAGCTGCCCCTGGGAGAGGCTCACGGACTTGCCTTCCAGGTCTATGAGTGCATCAAATCGAAGCGAAAAATTCGGAAACACGAGCTCTTCGCTCGCCAGTCGGCCAATATTGATGCGGGCATCGCGCACGCTCAAAGACGTGCTCAGCTCGAGCACCCCGACGGGCTCCCACACGGCTTCCATGGTGCCGCTTAGAACTCCGGGGAGAATGTAGCGAGGCAGGCGCGCCGCCTCTACCACTCGGGTTGCCACGAAGTCCTGAGCAAAGAATTTCGCGCGAATCTCGCGGCCGACGCTGGCCTGCAGGTCGAGGCGTCCACCGTCTATATCCACGAGTTTGGATTGGAATTCGAGGAGTCGGTCGGCCGGGAAAATACGAAGGCGGGTCTCGGTGATTCGCGGCTGCAAACCGAGCTCGCGCCCCGCAGGAAACTCCATATCGGCTGCCTTGACCTCGATCTCGTTCGGATAGAGCGCAACCAGGGCCGCGGGCGTAAAGAGCTCCACCGGCTTGAGCATCTGCCAGCCCATCCGAAACCGCGCATCTTCCAGCTTCAAGACATCGTCGCAATTCAGGCAGATTGAGATCGCGCCTACGTCGACTTCGGGCGTGGAGTCGGCTTCGAACCACGCATGAAGCTTCGTGGGCTCATTCGCCTCCACGCGGATCCGCTCGCTCCGCTCACCCATCAACGAGTGAATCCCAAAGGTCACCCCGTCCGGAAATGTGCCGTAGCCGTTCGCGCCATTGACGCTTCGCCCCCCGTTCCAAACAAAGCTGAGGCGGGAAATCTTCATCGGCTTCGGCATCACGAGCGGCGAGACTTTGGAGATTGCCGACGCGTTGATGACTGTGATTTCCAGGGGGTAGAACGGTTTGTCTGCGCGGGCTTTCTCGCTGTCCACGCGGGGTTTCTCCGCCTTTGCGCCTTTGTCTACGCTGGGCTTCTCCGCCTTGGCGCTTTCGTCTTTGACCTTCGGTGGAGTCCACGGAATCCAAATCGCTCGTGAATCGATAACCTCCACCGACTCGGGGCGTGGGTCCAACTCGAAGATCGAGCTGATAGACGGGTAGACTCGGATCTTCTTGGCCTCGACCTCAAGTGCACGATCTCCACGCGGAATGCGGAGCAGAACCCCGTCCAGCTCCACGCCAGTCAGGCCCACTGGGCGCATCTCATCCACGATCAGATCGACCTTGTATCGTTTTGCCTGATTCTGCAGAAGCCCCGTGACTCTCTTGCCGATCACCATATCGGTTCGCGCAATAAACCCTAGACCCAGCAATAATGCGATGATCCCCAGGCTCAGTGACACGATCGACGAGGCACGCACGCTCAGTCTTCCCCAACCCATTTCGAGACCACGGCGGCGCCGATTGAGTCTCCGAAGACGTTGATGGTGGTTCTGCACATATCCAGAATTCGGTCTACGGCCACTACCAGGGCGTAGGCGGATGCCGGCAGGCCAACGGCCTCAAGCACGATGATCATGGTAACGAGACCTGCGCTTGGCACGCCTGCTGCGCCGATCGCGGCAAGGGTGGCCGTGACCACCACGATGACCTGGGCGCCGAAGCTCAGGTCAACCCCGAGCGCATTGGCGATGAAGACCACGGCGACCGCCTCGTAGAGTGCGGTGCCGTCCATGTTAATGGTGGCGCCGAGTGGAAGCACGAAGTCGGCGACGTCCTCTTTGACGCCCGCGCGATCCGTGACGCATTCGCGTGTGACGGGGTAGGTCGCGGAGCTCGACGCGGTGGAGAACGCCGTCAAGAGTGCGGGGACCATCGCTTTCAAGAAGGCCAGTGGGGAGCGTTTGGTCACTACAAAATAGATGATCGGAAGCACCACGAATCCGTGGAGCCCAAGACCCGCCACCACCGCAAACATGTACGAGCCGAGGCTCTCAAAGAACGAGGGCAGGTCGGCCAGTTTAGGGTCGAGCAAGGTCTGAACAAAAAGCGCCGCCACGCCAACCGGTGACGTCAACATCACCCAGTCCGTGATCTTCATGATCAAGACGTTGAGTTGGTCCACCACCACGCGAACTTCCTTAACCGCCTCGCCGAGCACCAACATCGCGAGCCCAGCCACCACCGACACAAAGATAATTGGGAGCATATCGCCTGATGCCAGCGCCTCGAAGAGGTTTGGGGGGATGATATCCCTGAAGACGTGCAGGAGCGGCTTTGGCACAAGGGTCTCGCCGCCCGGGTCACTCAGATTGAGTCCAACACCAGGCTGAACCACGTTGACCACCAGGAGGCCAAGGCAGACCGCCAAAAACGTGGTGGCCATGTAATAGACCATGGTTCGCAGTCCAACCTTACCGAGCTTGGAAGCGTCCCCCATAGACTGGATGCCGGACATCACGCTCAAAATGATCAGCGGCACCACGATCAGCTTTAGCAAGCGGATGAAGACTTCGCCCACAAAGACAAATGGCTGCCGGATGCTGTCCATAAGGGCGAGCGCCGCGCTCATGGCTTCGGGGTCCGCGTCCGTGGGCAAAACCACCTGGCGCACGATCACCGAAAAGATGAATGCGACCACTAGCCCAAGGGCGATCTGCCAATGTAGCTCTTTGTACCAGCGCGAATCGGACATAACGGCTCCTGAGTCTGCAGTGTTCTAACAGGCAGGCCGCACGCTGTCGACGTTTTCACTTCTTCTTGCTCAAGCGTTTGATTTCCCAGTCGATGTCGCGTTTGAGGCGGGGGTACATCGCGAGGAGTTTGCGCAGGCGCGGAATGTCCTTGTGGCGGACAAAAACCTTGACGATATCAAGACTTAGAAGCTCGTCGGCCTCGGCCACTGCCAAGAGCGGCTCAAGGCCTTCGGCACCTTTGAGTGCGTCATATGCGTGGACCGCGTTTTGGCGCTCCCTCAAGCCGCGCGATTGGTTGCGCAAAGAGGTCTCCACTGCTGCCAAACCCGCACTATCCTTGAATGTCCGCACATTCTTGAGCGCCTGAATTCGTACTTCTTCTGCCTCGTGAGAGAGCGCTTCGGTATTGAAGGTCTTGAGCGCCTCTGACTTCTCAAACTTGCTGAGCAAGCTCACGAGAGACGCCGTTGCCTCTTGGCTAAGCGGTCGTTTGATAAGCTCCAAAATGAGCGACTCCCACGACGCATCCGCCGCCTTGGTCACGGCCACCCATTCGAGCCACGCCGCGAGCAAAGTGTCATTGCGCTTGGCGATCAGGGCCTTGGCCTGGTCGGGATCGGAGATTTTGACGCTCGCGTGTGCGCCGAGGCGCACTAACTCTTCTTCACGCGCAGGCGTGGCCGAAATCTTCGTGAGCAGCGCCTCGCCGATGGCTTCGCGTTTGGCAAGGGTCGTCAAGATCCAGCGCTCGACATCGGGGTTTTGAGTTCGCGCAAGCAGTTTGGCCGCAGCCTCGTCAGTGGTCTTGGACGGGCTCGCGGCAGCCAATCGGAGCAGAAAGAGCAAGGTGTCGGTGACGTTGCTTCCATCAAACATACCGAGCTTTTCTGCGATCAGCTGCAGGTTGCCAGCGTTCTTGATCTCCGACTTTAGGAGCGTTGGGTTCTTCAGGAAGAGTTGGCGGCGCAATTCCTCGTCAATCGCTGTGTCCTGCCCGTAGAGATTCTTCTCCTCTTTTGGGTCAGTTCTGAGGTCAAACCTCATGAAAATATTCTGCTTGGGCTCGTAGATAAGCTTCTGGCCTTGATGCCAGACCGCGACCATCTTCGAGTTGTACGCCGTGGTGTAGTACGTGCGGTCATGGGGCTCTTGGAGGGCGCCTAGGAGTGACCGGCCTCGGTGTTCTGGGTTTGGCGGAAGCCCGAGGAGATCGTTGAACGTAGGCACCAGGTCGATGTTGCCCGATCCAGCCTTGATGACCTGGGCCTTCTTCTGAGGGAGACAAATCGCCAGAGGCACACGCACTTCTTCTTCGTAAGCGGTGGGGCCGTGGTTCCAGATATTGTTGTCGCCAAGCCCTTCGCCGTGGTCGGACGCGATGACGATAGCAGTCTTGTCACGCAGACCCTTGGCCTCGAGCTCTTCGACGATGGTCTTGAAGGTTCGGTCGAGCCATTGCATCGACATCTGATAGCGCTTTTTTCGGGGCAGATTTTTACCCGCCAGATACTCGTCATTGTAGCCGGCGTCGTGCATCGCCATGAAATGGACCCACGCGAAGAATCGGCCGTCTTTGTGCTCCTCAAGCATGGCTTTGGTGATGGGCACCACATCGTTCTGCTCAAAAACCGTGTAGACACCAAAACGTCCGAAACCGTCTAAGAGCGCCTGTGTGACGTCATAGCGCGGCTCGAAGAAGTAGTTGTTCACCACCGCAAACGTGTTGATTCCGGCTTCCTGATATTCCCGGCCGAGCGCGCGGCCATTTTGGTCTGGGGACTCCCAGGCCTCGATGGACCTGAATGTGGGTGGGATAGACTGATGTGTGGCCGATGCCTGCGAATAGACGTGCTCAAAAGTCACACATTCTTCGGTCAGAAATCCGTTCAAAAACGGAGAGTCCGAGTCGCGAATCACGCTCTTGGGGGTACGCGACGGAGGCAAAGCATCAAACCTGAGCGTATCTACGAAGAGGAACAAAATATTGTCCGCCTGGCTGATCTTGGCTGCTGGAGAGGCGCTCAGGGGTGTTCCCTGGTCAAGATTGGTCAGCAGCTCGGTCAGGTAGTTGGTCTCAACGGGCTTTCCAAGGTGCTGCACCATATTGGTGGCAATGCCGCCTCTGAGGAGGAGCTCGGCGCGGACTGATGCCTTGAGCGTAAACCAAAAGATAGGCGCGGCGAGGAGCAGGGCGGCACTAAGGTAAGACACCCATTGAGTCCATGTAGGAAGCCGCTCACGGCTCGCCCAGATCGTCCTGAAGGCCGCCGTGAGAACGGCGAGTACACCGAGATGGGTAAGGAGCAGATGGGCAAGAGGGTAGAGCCCAGGCAGTATTTTGGAGTCAACGCCCCAAATCACCGCCGCCAAGACCAAAAGCGCGGCGTTGACCCACCAGCGATCGAGCCGTCGCAGCGCCTCGCCGAGTGCCGCAATCGCGAGCGCGCCGCCGAGCGCAGCGACCCACGCAATCGCTGGCGCCCAACTCTGCTGCGAAACCCAGCCGCCTTGAGCCAGAGAATCACCGACCAACCAGAAGACCGGCGAGAGGCCAAGGCCAACCACCGGTCCCCAAAGCCACGGCTTTAGGCGCGAGGCAAGGGCCGCGAGCCCGAGCAGGACCGAAGAGCCGGCAATCAGGGTTGCCATGCCCAGACTCAGCCCCCAGAGCGCGTTCGCGCCAAGGCCAGACACTGAGGGGCTAAGGGCGAGTTCCAACCCCATCGCCAGAAGCAGAGAAAAAAATAGCGCCCCTAAGGGCGCCAATCCGAGAAATTTCATGGCTTTAACTTGGCCCTACTCTTCGGTGCCGTCACTCGAAACACTGTTGTAGCGAACTTGGAGCTCGGTTCCGGCGAGGGCATTGGTCGCCTCTTGCTCGTCGTTCCAGAGAAGTTTCAAGCCGGGGAAGCCACTTGGGCAAGCGTCCCAGACAAACTTGGAATCATCTACCACACAGCCGCGTGGGAATGAGGCTTCACCAACACTATCAGGCAAGCAATAGCCGGAGTTTGCGATGGTATCGATGGTGCTAAGCGGGTTGGTCAGACGTGCACGAACCTGGATGCCCGACGTGCAATAATAAGCTGCAGGCACAGGCCTTTCAGGAAGACTCTGATCTCCGGTATTTGGCATCTGCACGCATTGGCCGGGCACACCCGTGTACGGGAACGCCGGGCACGAGGTGTCCTCTGGACCGTCACAAGGCATCACGGACTCATTCACACAGCCCGCCTGAGCTCGTCCGATTCGCGCTCCGATTTCCTGAAGAGCCGGTGAGAAGTCGGCCTGACACATGAAGCCTTGAAGCGGCGTATCAGGGCTGTTTTCCAGAGGCTCTGGGAAGAACTGACCCACGGGGAGCGTACGAAGGAAACCTTCGTACCTATCACCGCTCTCTGCGGTACCGTTGACCGTCGCACAGGTTGGGAAGGCAAAGACCTCGTCTTTTCCACAATCGTCCGGAATATCACCGGTGTAAGGGCCGTAAGTGCCGTGAATAGACGCCGCGAAGACGTCGGCAGGTCCAAGTTCGCGGCCTTTTGAAGCAGAGAGGTTGGCAATGAACTGCTCACCTAGGGTCGCGATCGGGATCAGAGGCGAGGTGGCCTCGGTGCCTGGTTTCGCGGCAAAATCACAGACTTGGTCACTACAGCCATTGAGGACGAGTGGTGGACGTGTAGGATCGCCGAGCTCGGTGATCTGACGCGAACCTTCGTGTGAACAATCGTTCTCGTCTGTGACAAAGATGGCTGCGAAACGCGCGTCTTGTCGGAGGAACCCGTGGTTTGGCGCAGAAGTATCTACCGTGGTGCCTTCTGGCGCGTTTACCGGACCACCGGTATTGACCGGCGACACGGCTTCTACTGCCGCGATTAGACCGGTCTCGATTCCATAGCCACGCGTACCCACAAGACTCATACATGCAAAATCAGCGGCCAGCCGCTCGTAGTCGATGACCGATCCTACGCGGTAATCTTGAGCGCGAAGAACCTTGGGAATCTGGCGATACTCGGACGGATCCGGGAAGAGTGAGGGCTTATCACACTCACCCAAACCACATACGCCCGGAATGCTACAGTCATCATTTTCTGGAGCCGCAAGTGCACACTGGATCTGAGCATCAGTGAAGTTGTACGACGCGGGATCCGGAGTGGTCATACATGCGATCGCCGCTGCGATCGCGTCGCGAATCGGAGTGACGTCAAGCGCTCGACCTTCATCTCCATCCAACACGCCACCCTGTCCGTCTGGCGCATACCAACAGGTGCGGTCAAAGCCGATCACTGGCTGCGGCGTGGACTGCAAGAGGCCAGGCATCGCCACGGGCTCAAGAGTATACGTAGGGTTCATATCCGTAGTGGTCACACCGATATGGAACTCGATATTATTGTCGAGCTCCTCGATGAATGTTCGGAAGTTATCGCGCAGAATCTTCTGTTCCTGACACATCGAGCCCGAGTTATCGATCACCCAGAGGATATCCAATTCCTCGGTGCCCGCGATATTGGTCTTCTCCTGAACCTCAACCACACCCGCAGATGTGGAAAGTGAGACAGGGTGGGAGTTACATCCCATTTGAAAAGCCGAAAGCGAAAGCGCGACGCCCGCTCCCATTAAAATACCAAGTCTTCGCTTCATGTTGTCCTCTGAGCTTCTCGACGGAGGCTAATGTAAAAGAATCTCGGAAACTCTAGCGAAAGCTCCCCCCCGTGTCTACTCGTGTGTTGGGATTATCGGCGCGTGCAGGAGTGGTGGCGCTCAGGACGTGAGCGGAAGGATGAAGAATTGACGTCCGAGCAGTTGGCGACGATCGCGCGCTTGAGCTCGTTGACCTGCTCCCAGCTAAGCGACATCGAGTCGAATACGATTGGGACGCGGCCGGTGCCATTCTCAACTTCGTCCATCAACTCGGTGTAGAGCGCGTCTTCGTCACCGAGGACCCAAAGGTTGTTGAAGTTCTCGACGAAGCTCTCGACCAACTCTGGGTATTGTGCGCCCTCGAAGAAGACCACGTTCTCAAAGGTGTTGTGCTCCGCATTATCCGACAAGTTGTAGCTTCCAGTGGCCACCGTCTCGCCGTCCACGATGAAGTATTTGTGGTGCATCTGAACCGCGTACGAGTAGTGCCAACGGTAGGAGTAGTACTTGAACTTGACGGGGATGCCAGCCTCGACCATCGAGTAACTGAAGTAGAAACCGCGGTCGAAACACTTGTTCTCTTTAGACGTGTTGCCGGCTGCATCAGCGATGCATGAGTCGAGGTTTCGGAGCTGAATCTCGTGAGTCGATTCGGCGATGAACTCCTGGCCGTCCAGAAGAATGCGGACATCGAGCTCTGGGTTCTCTTCGACCTTCTTCATCAACGCTATCGAAACTGGGCGTGAGCGAAGGTGGCCCGAAGCGATCCAGATAGACTTCTCAGCGCCCTCGATCATCTCGACAAGGCGATTAGCCACGGTGTTGGTGCCCGAGAGCGTGGTGAAGGTGTTGCCGTAACGGCTGCTATAGGTCTGCTTGAAGTTCGGCGAGGTAAAGACTGCGTCTACCGATGGGTCGTCAGGGATCATCGAATCGTCGATGGTGTCTGACTCGAAGAACTCGAGCTCGGTGTTCCACTCAAAATCGCGTGAGTGACCCCAGAGCGTGTTGAACTCTTGCTGGTAGCGAAGGTTCAGCTCGGCGTTGCCGTACACAAACACGGTGTTCTCGTCGTACTTGGTGCCGGCCGAGTGTGACCAGTTGCCCGAGCCGGTGAAGAGCACGCCGTTGTCGGTGGTGGACTGGTTGGCCGAGGCAGCGTTGCGTGGGCCGTCGATGATCGCGAATTTGTGGTGCATGATCTTATTGACGTAGCGAACGTCTACGCCCGCGTCTTCAAGACGCGAAGACTTCGTGTTCGCAGGGGAGCTCTTCTCCGAGTTCGCCGTGTCGAAAATCATGCGTACGCTCACACCGCGATCAACCGCGCGCTCAAGGGCTGAGCCGATTCCGGCGTCTGAATACGAGTACATCGCGATGTCCACCGAGTCTTGAGCCTGGTCGATGAGGTCTGCGACCTTCTTCAGGTGGCTATTCTGGTAGTCTTGAGGTGAAAAGATGACTTCAACTTGAGCTGCTGCTGGCGTGATGCAGAGGTCGGCGACGAGCGCGCCCAGGCTATCCATGGCGACAGGTCCAACGTACGGCACGTCGTCGATCTCAACGACGCTCGCAAAGACCTTGTCGTCAGCGGTGCCGGCAACTCCATCCGCTCCGTTTCGTGCGTCGATGATATTGTTCGCGGCGCGCGTATGGACGCCGCGATCCTTGAGCAGGTCTGCGGTGGTCGCGGTGCTGTTGATGAGCTGCAGAACTTTCTCACTCTGGCAGCTTCCCCAGAAATCATCCGCTTTTCCGTCCGTGAACGCCTGCTCGAACTCACCATCTGGCGAGGAGTCTTCATCCGTGTTTGCACATGCGGAGAAGGTTAGAGCGGCGAAGAAAACGGCGGTATAGCGGTTGAAGTACATGGACACCTCGAATCAAAATCGTTGAACGATTCTAGATAATGCACGAGGTGTGCCATGTCGGAAGCCCGCATTCTACGTGATCAAGGCGGGCTTTTGCCGGCAGGTGGATCTGTCATGGCAACCGAAGTTGCCAGATGAGTACACGCGGGCTCCGTCCGCGTGAGATGGGTGTCGCAAGCCCCCGCTGTACACGGCTCAGAGGGCGGCGTGCAAGCCAACCTTCAGCCCTGACATTGCACGTCTATCTTCTTTACGCAGTTCATCCTACGAGGACAGAGCCCTCGTAGACGGACACCATTCTTTCGGCGGTAGCCGGCGTGAGCAAAATGCCATTTCGCCCATGCCCCACGGACCAAAAGAGACCAGGCACCGAGCTCGCCCTAACTTGAGGCATATTGTCCAGGGTCATCGGCCGAAATCCCGTCCAAGTCCCCAGCACCCGCGCCTGATGAATACCCGGCAAAACCTCCCAGGCGCCCACCAAAATGTCCATCAGGCCACCAGCCGTCAGCGCCGGATCAAACCCTTGCTCCTCCATGGTCGACCCAATCACGAGCTCGCCGTCACTCCGCGGAATCAGGTACGCATCGGGCCCACGCACCACGTGCTTCAATAGCGGCGGCTCCCCACACTCCACCGCGATCATCTGTCCACGAACAGGCCGAACTCGCGGCCGGTCGTCCTTCGGCAAGCCCTCGATTTCCTTGAGCCACACGCCCGCACTGACCACCACACTCGGCGCAGAAATAAACCCTTCCTCCAGCTGCACCCCAGAAACGGCCCCGGCTTCAGTCTCGATCGCTAAAACCCTACAGCCCTCGCGCACCGACCCGCCAGCATTCCGAATCGCCTTGACCAGAGCCTGCACCAAAAGGCGAGGATCCACCTGATGATCACCTCGCACGTACAAACCGCCAGGAATCCCGGGCGCAAGGCCCGGCTCCAACTCGCGCAGCGCATCACCGTCCATGCGCTGAACCTCGAGCTCAAGCTCACGGTGATAGGTCCAGAGGTGGTCGATGCGCTCAAGATCGTCACGGTCGACGGCCACAATCAAGGTACCGTGGGTCCGGTAGTCGACCTTCATTTGACTGCGAGCTTCAAGACGCGCCACAAAATCCGGCCAGAGCCGCATGCTTTCTAGCTCAAACTTGAGGAGCTCCTCTTCGCCGAACTTGAGTTCCGCAGAAGGCGCAAGCATCCCGCCCGCGCGCCCCGATGTGCCCGCGCCAGCCTCATCACGCTCAAGAACCAAGACCTTGACGCCCTTTTCAGCTAACAACCATGCGGCTCCAAGCCCGGCGACGCCCGCACCGATGAAGATAACGTCTGGGGTCATGAGAGAAGCTCCTGCAGTTTTTCGCGCACGCCCGCGTGCCGACGCACCAAGTTCAGCGTCATCTGCGCATGACCTCTGGCAAAACCGTTGCCGATCAAGAGGTCCACGTCCTTACCCACGCCCTCGCTCCCAAGCGCAGCCTTGGAGAAATCGGTGGCCATATTGAAGAAGTAAACCTTGCCGCGGTCTCGAGTGCTCAGAATCGCGCCCATCTCGCTGTTCGCGATATTGCAGGTGTTGATGACCACATCCACGAGTTCGCCGCCCGTCATGTCCAGAACCGCGTCCAGAACGTCTGTGGGGCGAGTGGCGTCGCCGGTGCGGAAGGTGTCCATGAGCCCGTATTGATGGAGCGAGAGCATATTATCCGAGCGCAGATCAAACCCATAAATGGAGCCGTTCTCGCCGATTACCTCGCGCGCGGCCGCGGCACATAGCATGCCGCTTTTTCCGGCACCAAGAATCAAAACGCTTCGTGCACCTTGCACAAGGCGCGCAGTCTGCGCTGGCGCGCCACACACATCGAGCGCCGAGAGTGCAAGCCGCTCGGGAAGGTCTGCTGGTAGCGCCACGATCGGAGAGCTCGGCCAGAGGTACGCGCGCCCCTTGATATCCACCTGGTCGGAATCCAGATGTACCTTCGTGATGCTCTCGATCTCAAGGGGAGTCAGCGTCAACGAGACCAAAGTCGCCACGCGATCGCCCACTTTCACGGGGCCGTCGTAATGCGGCCCGATCTCAACCACGGTGCCGAGCAGCATGCCACCCGAGCCCGTCACGGGATTTTGCATTTTGCCGCGTTCAGCCACAATTCCCATGATCCGTTCAGCAATTTTGTCCGGATCCGCTCCGACTTCCCCTTTGATTTGATGAAAGCTCGCCGAATCGATATTCAGCGTGGCCACGTCGATGACGACCTCGTTGTCGTAATGAGGGGCCGAATTATCAAGCCTCTTCGATGCCTGAGGAAGGCCGCCGGCGGGCTCAATGACGCGGTGAAGTCCAAATAGGTGTCCGTTTTCTCGCATACGATCTCCAAAGCGAAAGTCGCCAAGACCCTATGCACTATTTGAACCAGCGTCTACTGTTTGAGATCATAAGTTCTGGTAGAATCACTTTACTTCAGCGGGAATCCAACGAGAGAGCCCTCGTGGACAGGAGTTGTACATGCAGAACGTCGAAGAAGAAGCTCGCCAAATCCTCGAAGAACTCGGTCAGTCGCAGGACGAGGAGCGTTATCGGATCTTGCGCGACCAGCTTTATGGTCTCGGCCCCTCAGTTATTGAGATTTTGCGCGGCGAGCTCCATAGCCCGAATTATCGGCGCCGCATGGCGGCCGCAACCAACCTGGGCCGAATGGGGGATACCGAAAGTGTTCCCGTCATCATTCAACTTCTAAACGATCCGCTCGCCCACGTGCGCGAGATGGCTCTCTTTGCGCTTGGGATCATCGGTGAGCCGAGCGCCGTGGATGCGATTGTTCATTCTTTGAGCGACTATGACGCGAACGTGAGGTTTCGTGCGGTCGTCGCGCTCGGAGACCTCGGATATCCACAGCTTGAGGACGTGCTGATCAACGCCATGAGCGACGAATCTTACGGCGTGCGTGAACAGGCCCTCTCGCAGCTGCGGCAGGTCGGCACGCCGCGTGCCATGCCTGTGATTTTGCGCGGCCTGCTCGAGCGAGAATACGAGATGCAGCAAATGGCCGAAGAGGCCGTGGACAGGCTGATTCCGC
This Microvenator marinus DNA region includes the following protein-coding sequences:
- a CDS encoding biosynthetic peptidoglycan transglycosylase gives rise to the protein MGWGRLSVRASSIVSLSLGIIALLLGLGFIARTDMVIGKRVTGLLQNQAKRYKVDLIVDEMRPVGLTGVELDGVLLRIPRGDRALEVEAKKIRVYPSISSIFELDPRPESVEVIDSRAIWIPWTPPKVKDESAKAEKPSVDKGAKAEKPRVDSEKARADKPFYPLEITVINASAISKVSPLVMPKPMKISRLSFVWNGGRSVNGANGYGTFPDGVTFGIHSLMGERSERIRVEANEPTKLHAWFEADSTPEVDVGAISICLNCDDVLKLEDARFRMGWQMLKPVELFTPAALVALYPNEIEVKAADMEFPAGRELGLQPRITETRLRIFPADRLLEFQSKLVDIDGGRLDLQASVGREIRAKFFAQDFVATRVVEAARLPRYILPGVLSGTMEAVWEPVGVLELSTSLSVRDARINIGRLASEELVFPNFSLRFDALIDLEGKSVSLSQGQLNLGPAADVSFGAHLLRAGAGFAFDGFVKGDQVLAASLKDAMPPSINDIAREAILDGSVDFNLRVRGHTEAPDRLILDGDLGGDVKVLRDSPNMDPASLAAAGPPPGVDGLGKFWRSYDQLPAVIPQVLLSAEDASFFDHPGFDWAGLQAAMVHNLEAKSFERGGSTISQQVVKNVFLNHDRTISRKLQEAYLTWRMEELVPKQRILEIYLNIADWGGGAKGIERAAQRYFGVGAAELQVPEMALLASILPSPTRFGAPILEGKIARSRAEKVGRILTNLRFLNQIDMASWARWNREVQAGKFGRRTLKIVED
- a CDS encoding dicarboxylate/amino acid:cation symporter — protein: MSDSRWYKELHWQIALGLVVAFIFSVIVRQVVLPTDADPEAMSAALALMDSIRQPFVFVGEVFIRLLKLIVVPLIILSVMSGIQSMGDASKLGKVGLRTMVYYMATTFLAVCLGLLVVNVVQPGVGLNLSDPGGETLVPKPLLHVFRDIIPPNLFEALASGDMLPIIFVSVVAGLAMLVLGEAVKEVRVVVDQLNVLIMKITDWVMLTSPVGVAALFVQTLLDPKLADLPSFFESLGSYMFAVVAGLGLHGFVVLPIIYFVVTKRSPLAFLKAMVPALLTAFSTASSSATYPVTRECVTDRAGVKEDVADFVLPLGATINMDGTALYEAVAVVFIANALGVDLSFGAQVIVVVTATLAAIGAAGVPSAGLVTMIIVLEAVGLPASAYALVVAVDRILDMCRTTINVFGDSIGAAVVSKWVGED
- a CDS encoding sulfatase-like hydrolase/transferase, encoding MKFLGLAPLGALFFSLLLAMGLELALSPSVSGLGANALWGLSLGMATLIAGSSVLLGLAALASRLKPWLWGPVVGLGLSPVFWLVGDSLAQGGWVSQQSWAPAIAWVAALGGALAIAALGEALRRLDRWWVNAALLVLAAVIWGVDSKILPGLYPLAHLLLTHLGVLAVLTAAFRTIWASRERLPTWTQWVSYLSAALLLAAPIFWFTLKASVRAELLLRGGIATNMVQHLGKPVETNYLTELLTNLDQGTPLSASPAAKISQADNILFLFVDTLRFDALPPSRTPKSVIRDSDSPFLNGFLTEECVTFEHVYSQASATHQSIPPTFRSIEAWESPDQNGRALGREYQEAGINTFAVVNNYFFEPRYDVTQALLDGFGRFGVYTVFEQNDVVPITKAMLEEHKDGRFFAWVHFMAMHDAGYNDEYLAGKNLPRKKRYQMSMQWLDRTFKTIVEELEAKGLRDKTAIVIASDHGEGLGDNNIWNHGPTAYEEEVRVPLAICLPQKKAQVIKAGSGNIDLVPTFNDLLGLPPNPEHRGRSLLGALQEPHDRTYYTTAYNSKMVAVWHQGQKLIYEPKQNIFMRFDLRTDPKEEKNLYGQDTAIDEELRRQLFLKNPTLLKSEIKNAGNLQLIAEKLGMFDGSNVTDTLLFLLRLAAASPSKTTDEAAAKLLARTQNPDVERWILTTLAKREAIGEALLTKISATPAREEELVRLGAHASVKISDPDQAKALIAKRNDTLLAAWLEWVAVTKAADASWESLILELIKRPLSQEATASLVSLLSKFEKSEALKTFNTEALSHEAEEVRIQALKNVRTFKDSAGLAAVETSLRNQSRGLRERQNAVHAYDALKGAEGLEPLLAVAEADELLSLDIVKVFVRHKDIPRLRKLLAMYPRLKRDIDWEIKRLSKKK
- a CDS encoding phospholipase D-like domain-containing protein, with protein sequence MYFNRYTAVFFAALTFSACANTDEDSSPDGEFEQAFTDGKADDFWGSCQSEKVLQLINSTATTADLLKDRGVHTRAANNIIDARNGADGVAGTADDKVFASVVEIDDVPYVGPVAMDSLGALVADLCITPAAAQVEVIFSPQDYQNSHLKKVADLIDQAQDSVDIAMYSYSDAGIGSALERAVDRGVSVRMIFDTANSEKSSPANTKSSRLEDAGVDVRYVNKIMHHKFAIIDGPRNAASANQSTTDNGVLFTGSGNWSHSAGTKYDENTVFVYGNAELNLRYQQEFNTLWGHSRDFEWNTELEFFESDTIDDSMIPDDPSVDAVFTSPNFKQTYSSRYGNTFTTLSGTNTVANRLVEMIEGAEKSIWIASGHLRSRPVSIALMKKVEENPELDVRILLDGQEFIAESTHEIQLRNLDSCIADAAGNTSKENKCFDRGFYFSYSMVEAGIPVKFKYYSYRWHYSYAVQMHHKYFIVDGETVATGSYNLSDNAEHNTFENVVFFEGAQYPELVESFVENFNNLWVLGDEDALYTELMDEVENGTGRVPIVFDSMSLSWEQVNELKRAIVANCSDVNSSSFRSRPERHHSCTRR
- the thiO gene encoding glycine oxidase ThiO, which codes for MTPDVIFIGAGVAGLGAAWLLAEKGVKVLVLERDEAGAGTSGRAGGMLAPSAELKFGEEELLKFELESMRLWPDFVARLEARSQMKVDYRTHGTLIVAVDRDDLERIDHLWTYHRELELEVQRMDGDALRELEPGLAPGIPGGLYVRGDHQVDPRLLVQALVKAIRNAGGSVREGCRVLAIETEAGAVSGVQLEEGFISAPSVVVSAGVWLKEIEGLPKDDRPRVRPVRGQMIAVECGEPPLLKHVVRGPDAYLIPRSDGELVIGSTMEEQGFDPALTAGGLMDILVGAWEVLPGIHQARVLGTWTGFRPMTLDNMPQVRASSVPGLFWSVGHGRNGILLTPATAERMVSVYEGSVLVG